From the Gordonia bronchialis DSM 43247 genome, one window contains:
- a CDS encoding flavodoxin domain-containing protein — translation MSVVILYGTETGNSELVADAIADVLAADHDPSVYDMSEYAVEDLDPQDFVVIVCATYGEGELPTGAEPFAEELDEVDPDLTGLRFAVFGLGDTIYGETFNRGGEIIAEMLTKRGAVQVGEHSRHDNSSAVKPVKQAEEWAQTISPIIDPVTAS, via the coding sequence TTGTCGGTCGTCATCCTCTACGGAACCGAAACCGGTAACTCCGAGCTCGTCGCCGACGCGATCGCCGACGTCCTCGCCGCCGATCACGATCCGTCGGTCTACGACATGAGCGAATACGCCGTCGAAGACCTCGACCCGCAGGACTTCGTGGTCATCGTGTGCGCGACCTACGGCGAAGGCGAACTGCCCACGGGTGCCGAGCCGTTCGCCGAGGAACTCGACGAGGTCGACCCCGACCTGACCGGTCTGCGCTTCGCGGTCTTCGGCCTCGGCGACACCATCTACGGCGAGACCTTCAACCGTGGCGGCGAGATCATCGCCGAGATGCTGACCAAGCGCGGCGCCGTGCAGGTGGGCGAGCATTCCCGGCACGACAACTCGTCGGCCGTGAAGCCCGTCAAACAGGCCGAGGAGTGGGCGCAGACCATCTCGCCGATCATCGACCCGGTCACCGCGTCCTGA
- a CDS encoding DMT family transporter, with translation MHTWVPALLAIVAAFLIAGGTVLRQRASRASGAITAGWWLGASIALCGFALQASALGLGSILLVQPLVVLAVLFALPFEAWADHRHPAAIEWAWGAVLVACVVTFLLVARPEPSMRRPDEIVLWAAVGAVIAVVLGCVWAAERSSPHYKALFYGLVAGTLFGVSALLIKAIVYQTTHFLLGVFAHPEIYLFVVVVVCAVVAQQKGFGAGDLQTSFPSMTVMEPAVAMVLGVLLLGENLKVSVPTAMFLGIVLAIMVRAVIELAKLSAVRGQQEELAAAGPTIDDERSAA, from the coding sequence GTGCATACCTGGGTCCCCGCGCTGCTCGCCATCGTGGCAGCGTTCCTGATCGCCGGTGGCACGGTTCTGCGGCAGCGCGCGTCCCGTGCCAGTGGCGCGATCACTGCCGGCTGGTGGCTGGGGGCCAGTATCGCGCTATGCGGGTTCGCGCTGCAGGCCTCGGCACTCGGCCTCGGGTCAATCCTGCTGGTGCAGCCCCTGGTGGTCCTCGCGGTGCTGTTCGCCCTGCCCTTCGAGGCGTGGGCCGATCATCGGCACCCGGCCGCGATCGAATGGGCGTGGGGCGCCGTCCTGGTGGCCTGCGTCGTCACGTTCCTGCTGGTGGCACGTCCGGAACCGTCGATGCGTCGGCCCGACGAGATCGTGCTGTGGGCCGCCGTGGGTGCGGTGATCGCGGTGGTCCTGGGATGCGTCTGGGCGGCGGAGCGGTCGAGTCCGCATTACAAGGCGCTGTTCTACGGTCTGGTCGCGGGCACCCTGTTCGGGGTGTCGGCGCTGCTCATCAAGGCCATCGTGTACCAGACCACGCATTTCCTGCTGGGCGTCTTCGCCCACCCGGAGATCTATCTGTTCGTTGTGGTGGTGGTCTGTGCCGTGGTTGCCCAGCAAAAGGGTTTCGGCGCGGGTGATCTACAGACGTCGTTCCCGTCGATGACGGTGATGGAACCTGCCGTCGCGATGGTTCTCGGCGTGCTGCTGCTCGGCGAGAACCTCAAGGTGTCGGTGCCGACGGCGATGTTCCTCGGCATCGTGCTCGCGATCATGGTGCGAGCGGTCATCGAACTCGCGAAGCTGTCGGCGGTCCGTGGCCAGCAGGAGGAGCTCGCCGCGGCCGGTCCGACCATCGACGACGAGCGGTCAGCGGCCTGA
- a CDS encoding SixA phosphatase family protein, whose translation MNRPRTLVLMRHGKSGYPPGTGDHGRPLAQRGRREAALAGRWMSDEGLHIDAVLCSSSTRTRETLQYTGIDAPVTYLDEIYGGTPFDVLEAVRVYAPTQARTVLVVGHEPGMPETALTLDPDGEIDRFPTSAYAVVAVGDPWAELGTAAVADAHLVGVRVPRDGAAGPQS comes from the coding sequence ATGAACCGTCCGCGCACGCTCGTCCTGATGCGGCACGGCAAATCGGGCTATCCGCCGGGCACCGGCGATCACGGACGCCCACTGGCGCAGCGCGGCCGGCGGGAGGCCGCGCTGGCCGGGCGATGGATGTCCGACGAGGGTCTGCACATCGACGCCGTTCTCTGCTCGAGTTCGACGCGTACGCGGGAGACGTTGCAGTACACCGGGATCGACGCGCCGGTCACCTACCTCGACGAGATCTACGGGGGGACGCCCTTCGACGTCCTCGAGGCCGTCCGCGTGTACGCGCCGACGCAGGCACGCACCGTTCTCGTCGTCGGACACGAGCCGGGTATGCCCGAGACCGCGCTCACGCTCGACCCCGACGGCGAGATCGACAGGTTCCCCACCTCGGCCTACGCCGTGGTCGCCGTCGGCGATCCGTGGGCCGAACTCGGCACTGCGGCCGTCGCCGACGCACACCTCGTCGGCGTCCGCGTCCCCCGCGACGGTGCCGCCGGCCCACAGAGCTGA
- a CDS encoding ArsR/SmtB family transcription factor, producing MPHTVGDAERPLYEIKANLFKALAHPARIRVLEVLSTNDDPTPVSALLEITGIEATLLSQHLAVLKRHQVVRSQRVGNAVFYELAHPKISELLVIARTFLADTLGARRDQLDTLASLPPVGRA from the coding sequence ATGCCACACACCGTCGGAGATGCCGAGCGGCCTCTCTACGAGATCAAGGCCAATCTCTTCAAGGCCCTGGCCCATCCCGCGCGCATCCGGGTCCTCGAGGTGCTCAGCACCAACGACGACCCGACCCCGGTCAGCGCACTCCTCGAGATCACCGGGATCGAGGCGACGCTGCTCTCCCAACATCTCGCCGTCCTCAAGCGACATCAGGTGGTGCGCAGTCAGCGCGTCGGCAACGCCGTGTTCTACGAACTCGCCCACCCGAAGATCTCCGAGTTGCTGGTCATTGCACGCACCTTCCTGGCCGACACGCTGGGAGCCCGACGCGATCAGCTCGACACGCTGGCGTCGCTACCGCCGGTCGGCCGGGCATGA
- a CDS encoding SulP family inorganic anion transporter, which yields MTAATAVRQARTRLTRLLPAAADYRDLRSSWKGDVLAGVTVGVVALPLALAFGISSGVGAAAGLITAVIAGLVAAVFGGSHVQVSGPTGAMAVILAPIVAAHGLGSIALVTVLAGLIVLVAGAVGLGRAVTFIPWPVIEGFTLGIAVIIFLQQVPAAFGTTTPAGERTLPAAVDVVIHADWPVALRTLGVVALVAVLMVGLPRIHRGIPESLTAVVVATVAVLVLHVDVARIGELPSHLPAPVLPHVDPSALSSLLGAALAIAALAAIESLLSARVAATMSPTGPYDPDRELTGQGLASVASGMFGGMPATGAIARTAVNVRSGARTRVSAIVHALFLLGVVYLATGPVAEIPLAALSGVLMVTCFRMISASTIRKIVRSTRSDAVIFVVTAVITVTFDLIEAVQIGIVVAAFFALRQVAKRSSVTREPIPGPPRRGDEQIALLRLDGAMFFGAAERISSTISAGAGNSTVTVVVIRMSHLGMLDATGAHTLAEIVADLEARGITVIIKGVQPEHRRLLDGVGVFDSLRHERHLMDTLDEAIEHARDHVARVEH from the coding sequence ATGACCGCCGCCACCGCCGTCCGCCAGGCCCGCACACGGCTGACGCGGCTGCTGCCCGCGGCGGCCGACTATCGCGACCTGCGGTCCTCGTGGAAGGGCGACGTTCTCGCCGGGGTCACCGTCGGCGTGGTGGCCTTGCCGCTCGCGCTGGCCTTCGGCATCAGTTCCGGTGTCGGCGCGGCCGCCGGGCTCATCACCGCCGTCATCGCCGGCCTCGTGGCCGCGGTCTTCGGCGGCTCCCACGTTCAGGTGTCCGGGCCGACCGGTGCGATGGCGGTGATCCTGGCGCCGATCGTCGCCGCTCACGGCCTGGGCAGTATCGCCCTGGTCACCGTGCTCGCCGGGCTGATCGTGCTGGTCGCCGGGGCGGTCGGCCTCGGGCGTGCGGTCACCTTCATCCCGTGGCCGGTCATCGAGGGATTCACCCTGGGCATCGCGGTCATCATCTTCTTGCAACAGGTGCCGGCCGCCTTCGGGACCACCACACCGGCCGGTGAACGCACGCTGCCCGCCGCGGTCGACGTGGTGATCCATGCCGACTGGCCGGTCGCCCTGCGCACCTTGGGTGTGGTGGCACTGGTCGCCGTGCTCATGGTCGGGCTGCCTCGCATCCACCGCGGTATCCCGGAATCGCTGACGGCCGTCGTCGTCGCGACGGTTGCGGTGCTGGTGTTGCACGTCGATGTCGCGCGGATCGGCGAACTGCCGTCGCATCTGCCCGCACCCGTCCTCCCCCATGTGGATCCGTCGGCGCTCTCGTCGTTGCTCGGTGCCGCGCTCGCCATCGCCGCGCTCGCCGCCATCGAGTCGCTCCTCTCGGCTCGCGTCGCGGCCACCATGTCACCCACCGGCCCCTACGATCCCGACCGCGAACTCACCGGCCAGGGCCTGGCGTCGGTGGCGTCGGGGATGTTCGGCGGGATGCCGGCCACCGGGGCCATCGCGCGCACCGCGGTCAACGTGCGCTCCGGCGCACGGACGCGCGTGTCGGCGATCGTGCACGCACTGTTCCTGCTGGGCGTGGTCTACCTGGCGACCGGACCGGTGGCCGAGATCCCGCTGGCCGCGCTGTCGGGCGTGCTGATGGTGACGTGTTTCCGGATGATCTCGGCGAGCACCATCCGCAAGATCGTGCGCTCCACGCGTTCGGATGCGGTGATCTTCGTGGTGACCGCGGTGATCACGGTGACCTTCGACCTCATCGAGGCGGTACAGATCGGCATCGTCGTCGCCGCGTTCTTCGCGTTGCGGCAGGTCGCGAAGCGGTCGAGCGTGACCCGTGAACCGATCCCAGGACCACCCCGGCGCGGCGACGAGCAGATCGCCTTGCTGCGCCTCGATGGTGCGATGTTCTTCGGTGCGGCCGAACGTATTTCGAGCACCATCTCCGCGGGCGCGGGCAATTCGACGGTGACCGTGGTGGTCATCCGGATGTCGCATCTGGGCATGCTCGACGCCACCGGCGCCCACACGCTGGCCGAGATCGTCGCCGACCTCGAGGCGCGTGGCATCACCGTCATCATCAAGGGGGTGCAGCCCGAGCATCGCCGACTCCTCGACGGCGTCGGGGTGTTCGACTCGTTGCGCCACGAACGGCATCTGATGGACACCCTCGATGAGGCGATCGAGCACGCCCGCGACCATGTGGCGCGGGTCGAGCACTGA
- a CDS encoding NAD(+) synthase, producing MSVHAHGFVRVAGAVPVLSLADPATNTARTIELMRQAADEGARLVVFPELGLCGYSADDLFHQDALIDACHTGLTEIIAASAGVGAVVVVGLPMQVGDGLFNCAAVVYNGRLLGVVPKSYLPNYREFYEQRFFSAARDAIATTVTIGDTETPFGTDLIFDAADLPGFALHVEICEDGWVAIPPSTWAALGGATVLANLSGSPVTVGKEGYRKALCTSHSARLLAAHLYVAAGYGESTTDLAWDGDALITENGTLLARSELFTMSDQVISADVDLDRLRQERMRMISLRDQAGDFADDLKSLRRIRFEFGSVETAARDDDLLRRVVPRFPFVPADSADRDERCREVRNIQVQGLAARLRATDIDKIVIGVSGGLDSTLALLVAVDTFDRLGLPRSNILGYTMPGFATGGATLRRAHALMDTLGVSGTELDIRPSCEQMLADLDHPYSRGEKVFDVTFENVQAGERTSHLFRLANHLGAIVLGTGDLSELALGWCTYGVGDQMSHYNVNGSVPKTLIQHLIRWMIAVGEYSEDTTSTLVEILDDVITPELVPPGEDGAIQSTEDTVGPYELHDFFLYYHTRFGYRPDKIAYLARQAWGDRERGPWSDMIAPERRNQYDAATIEHWLGVFLKRFMANQFKRTAMPNGPKIGSGGSLSPRGDWRSPSDASARVWLDQLSDSR from the coding sequence GTGTCTGTTCACGCCCACGGGTTCGTCCGCGTCGCCGGCGCGGTCCCCGTCCTCTCGCTTGCCGATCCCGCCACCAACACCGCCCGCACCATCGAACTGATGCGACAGGCCGCCGATGAGGGGGCCCGGCTCGTCGTCTTCCCCGAGCTCGGTCTCTGCGGCTACAGCGCCGACGACCTGTTCCACCAGGACGCGCTGATCGATGCGTGCCACACCGGACTGACGGAGATCATCGCCGCCAGTGCCGGCGTCGGTGCCGTGGTGGTCGTCGGGCTGCCGATGCAGGTCGGCGACGGGTTGTTCAACTGTGCGGCCGTCGTCTACAACGGGCGGCTGCTCGGCGTCGTACCGAAGTCGTATCTGCCCAACTACCGGGAGTTCTACGAACAGCGCTTCTTCTCTGCGGCCCGGGACGCCATCGCGACCACGGTGACCATCGGCGACACCGAGACACCGTTCGGGACCGACCTCATCTTCGACGCTGCGGATCTGCCGGGTTTCGCGTTGCACGTGGAGATCTGCGAGGACGGCTGGGTGGCGATCCCGCCGAGCACCTGGGCTGCACTGGGTGGCGCGACCGTGCTGGCCAATCTGTCCGGCAGCCCGGTCACCGTCGGCAAAGAGGGTTACCGAAAGGCGTTGTGCACCAGCCATTCCGCACGACTGCTGGCCGCCCATCTGTACGTCGCGGCCGGATACGGTGAATCGACCACCGACCTCGCCTGGGATGGTGACGCGCTCATCACCGAGAACGGGACGCTGCTCGCGCGCAGCGAACTGTTCACCATGTCCGATCAGGTCATCAGCGCCGACGTCGATCTCGACCGGCTGCGTCAGGAACGGATGCGGATGATCAGCTTGCGTGACCAGGCGGGTGATTTCGCCGACGATCTGAAATCGCTGCGGCGCATCCGTTTCGAGTTCGGAAGCGTCGAGACCGCGGCCCGCGACGACGACCTCTTGCGTCGCGTCGTCCCCCGATTCCCGTTCGTGCCGGCCGATTCCGCCGACCGCGACGAACGGTGCCGCGAGGTCCGCAACATACAGGTGCAGGGCCTGGCCGCGCGCCTGCGCGCCACCGACATCGACAAGATCGTCATCGGTGTGTCCGGCGGGCTCGATTCGACGCTCGCGCTACTCGTCGCGGTGGACACCTTCGACCGACTCGGCTTGCCGCGCAGCAACATTCTCGGCTACACCATGCCCGGCTTCGCCACTGGTGGCGCGACATTGCGGCGTGCGCACGCGCTGATGGACACCCTCGGCGTGAGCGGAACCGAGCTCGACATCCGGCCGTCGTGTGAACAGATGCTGGCCGACCTCGATCACCCGTACAGCCGGGGCGAGAAGGTCTTCGACGTCACCTTCGAGAACGTGCAGGCCGGTGAGCGGACGTCACATCTGTTCCGGCTGGCCAATCACCTCGGGGCGATCGTGCTGGGTACCGGCGATCTGTCCGAACTCGCCCTCGGCTGGTGCACCTACGGCGTCGGCGATCAGATGTCGCATTACAACGTCAACGGTTCGGTCCCCAAAACCCTTATCCAGCATCTGATCCGGTGGATGATCGCCGTCGGCGAATACTCCGAGGACACCACGTCGACGCTGGTGGAAATCCTCGACGACGTGATCACCCCCGAACTCGTGCCCCCCGGCGAGGACGGCGCCATCCAGAGCACCGAGGACACCGTCGGCCCGTACGAACTCCACGACTTCTTCCTCTACTACCACACGCGATTCGGATATCGGCCGGACAAGATCGCGTACCTGGCCCGGCAGGCGTGGGGCGATCGGGAACGCGGCCCGTGGTCGGACATGATCGCACCGGAACGACGCAATCAGTACGACGCCGCGACCATCGAGCACTGGCTCGGCGTCTTCCTCAAGCGCTTCATGGCCAATCAGTTCAAGCGCACCGCGATGCCCAACGGCCCCAAGATCGGTTCCGGTGGGTCGTTGTCGCCGCGCGGCGACTGGCGGTCCCCGTCGGACGCCTCGGCCCGGGTCTGGCTGGACCAACTCTCCGACTCGCGGTAG
- a CDS encoding WS/DGAT/MGAT family O-acyltransferase yields MERLSGLDASFLYLETRAQLMHVIGLVEIDPSTIAGGYTFAKLRSELERRVSAMPAFRRKLDNSIFNIDHPVWIEDDDFDIDRHVHHVAVPAPGGAGELAELVGHLAGQTLDRGKPLWELWVIEGSSDGRITAMLRMHHAGTDGVTSAEMLAQMCTLTPESPDLDPDKLLESAGPSSRTTIAVTGAMNYFLGRPVAMAKLLPQTFGVPLGWLRRARADSAMPAPFRAPRTRFNGPITPHRGIGLSQLSLEDVKRVKNRFGVKINDVVLAMVGGALRTYLLEHDELPEQPLVGMVPVSVHDADEKDLVVEGTNKVTGMFTLLPTDIDDPVARVEKAADFSRKSKAHHAEIDANILRGWAQFAPGTTMATLMKLYGDRKLATMHPPVFNVLVSNVAGPDFPLYFLGARVTAVYPLGPIFHGLGLNITVFSADGHLNIGIVSCTDQTPDPWAIANAFDDQLKQLLAACD; encoded by the coding sequence ATGGAACGACTGAGCGGACTGGACGCCTCGTTCTTGTATCTGGAGACCAGGGCGCAGTTGATGCACGTGATCGGGCTCGTCGAGATAGACCCGAGCACGATCGCCGGCGGCTACACGTTTGCCAAGCTGCGCAGCGAACTCGAACGACGGGTGTCGGCGATGCCGGCGTTCCGCCGAAAGCTCGACAACTCGATTTTCAACATCGACCACCCGGTGTGGATCGAGGACGACGACTTCGACATCGATCGGCACGTACATCACGTGGCCGTCCCGGCGCCCGGTGGTGCGGGCGAATTGGCCGAACTGGTCGGCCATCTCGCCGGGCAGACCCTCGACCGGGGTAAGCCCCTGTGGGAGCTGTGGGTGATCGAGGGGTCGTCCGACGGTCGGATCACCGCGATGCTGCGGATGCATCATGCCGGAACCGATGGTGTCACCAGCGCCGAGATGCTTGCCCAGATGTGCACTCTGACACCGGAATCCCCCGATCTCGATCCGGACAAACTTCTCGAATCAGCCGGCCCGTCGTCGCGCACCACCATCGCGGTCACCGGTGCGATGAACTATTTCCTCGGGCGTCCGGTGGCGATGGCCAAGCTGTTGCCGCAGACCTTCGGCGTGCCCTTGGGATGGTTACGGCGGGCGCGTGCGGATTCCGCGATGCCCGCGCCGTTCCGCGCGCCGCGTACGCGATTCAACGGACCCATCACCCCGCACCGTGGCATCGGACTGAGTCAGCTGTCGCTCGAGGACGTCAAGCGGGTCAAGAATCGCTTCGGTGTCAAGATCAACGACGTGGTGCTGGCCATGGTCGGCGGCGCGTTGCGCACCTATCTGCTCGAGCACGACGAGTTGCCCGAGCAGCCGCTGGTCGGCATGGTCCCGGTGTCGGTGCACGACGCCGACGAGAAGGACTTGGTGGTGGAGGGCACCAACAAGGTGACCGGCATGTTCACCCTGTTGCCCACCGACATCGACGATCCCGTCGCGCGGGTGGAGAAGGCCGCTGATTTCAGCCGCAAGAGCAAGGCGCATCACGCCGAGATCGACGCCAACATCTTGCGTGGCTGGGCGCAGTTCGCGCCCGGCACCACGATGGCGACGCTGATGAAGCTCTACGGCGACCGCAAACTCGCCACCATGCATCCGCCGGTGTTCAATGTGCTGGTGTCCAATGTCGCCGGACCCGATTTCCCGCTCTACTTCCTGGGCGCGCGGGTCACCGCGGTGTACCCGCTGGGCCCGATCTTCCACGGGCTCGGCCTCAACATCACGGTGTTCTCCGCCGACGGGCACCTCAACATCGGCATCGTGTCCTGCACCGATCAGACCCCCGACCCGTGGGCCATCGCGAACGCCTTCGACGATCAGCTCAAACAACTACTCGCCGCCTGCGATTGA
- a CDS encoding protein kinase domain-containing protein, translating to MYQVGDLIAGYRVLQVLGHGGMGEVYQAAHPRLPRADAIKVLRSAHATDPVFRARFEREADLVAPLHHPNIVAVYDRGIYDDRLWIAMEFVPGRDAGLIVDADGPLDPRLAIAIITGAAAGLDAAHLRGILHRDIKPGNILVTPGLDPMVPDAVKLTDFGIAQALDEVTSLTGTGTTVGTLRYSSPEQIEGRRVDIRSDTYSLGATAYELLTGAPPFESTSLHGLMTAHMFGERPRATQRNPSLPDAVDAVLQQAMATSPDDRFATAGDFAAAFADAFDTRRTLVGPSPTRAPAPTPPDPAASRTPSVDPPRQPWFRRLPALGFVVVLVAAIIGGVAGLPQSSARTLPTPERPDAQVIKEAVQITWNAVDGADSYVVRQNGAEIFAGPGTGYTAPLPLPGTYTYTVAARSDTAPGSEFSLTSETVTVFLTWRGLQWVADLYPDLVPATPLSTNSFDGMICSGGGGSLAFPDSTQTSIDCDKDDAAGNRVYRVSVFAFATAAEASADADIAAAGSPGTPFTTTQGNAGTLHQRDTWGGMATLTFGSGPRTRTYISVTFQNGTGRQAADVMARLPI from the coding sequence ATGTACCAGGTTGGGGACCTGATTGCGGGCTACCGAGTGCTCCAGGTGCTCGGTCACGGCGGTATGGGTGAGGTCTACCAGGCCGCTCATCCACGTCTACCGCGGGCCGACGCGATCAAGGTGCTGCGCTCGGCGCACGCCACCGACCCGGTCTTCCGGGCGCGTTTCGAGCGGGAAGCCGACCTCGTGGCGCCGCTGCATCACCCCAACATCGTCGCCGTGTACGACCGTGGCATCTACGACGACCGCCTCTGGATCGCAATGGAATTCGTGCCGGGGAGGGACGCCGGCCTCATCGTCGACGCCGACGGTCCGCTCGACCCGCGTCTGGCGATCGCCATCATCACCGGTGCCGCCGCCGGCCTCGATGCCGCGCACCTTCGGGGCATCCTGCACCGGGACATCAAACCCGGCAACATCCTGGTCACGCCGGGCCTCGACCCGATGGTGCCGGATGCGGTGAAGCTCACCGACTTCGGCATCGCGCAGGCACTCGACGAGGTGACCTCGCTGACCGGGACCGGCACCACCGTCGGCACCCTGCGGTACTCGTCACCCGAGCAGATCGAGGGCCGACGCGTCGACATCCGCAGTGACACATACTCCCTCGGTGCGACCGCCTACGAACTGCTCACCGGCGCACCACCATTCGAGTCCACATCGTTGCACGGACTGATGACTGCGCATATGTTCGGCGAGCGGCCGCGCGCCACGCAGCGCAACCCGTCGCTGCCGGACGCGGTGGATGCGGTGCTGCAACAAGCGATGGCCACCAGCCCTGACGATCGCTTCGCCACCGCGGGTGACTTCGCGGCCGCGTTCGCAGACGCCTTCGACACCCGTCGAACACTCGTCGGCCCGTCGCCGACGCGGGCGCCTGCACCCACGCCCCCCGACCCGGCCGCAAGCCGCACACCGAGTGTCGATCCGCCACGGCAGCCGTGGTTCCGCCGGCTCCCGGCTCTGGGGTTCGTCGTCGTGCTGGTGGCGGCGATCATCGGTGGCGTGGCCGGGTTGCCGCAGTCGTCGGCGCGGACGCTGCCCACCCCGGAACGTCCGGACGCGCAGGTGATCAAGGAGGCGGTGCAGATCACCTGGAACGCCGTCGACGGGGCCGACTCGTACGTGGTGCGACAGAACGGCGCGGAGATCTTCGCGGGACCCGGGACCGGCTACACCGCACCGTTGCCACTGCCCGGAACGTACACGTATACCGTTGCCGCGCGCAGTGATACGGCGCCCGGGTCGGAGTTCTCGCTGACCTCGGAGACGGTGACTGTCTTTCTCACCTGGCGCGGACTGCAGTGGGTGGCCGACCTCTACCCGGATCTGGTGCCGGCTACTCCGTTGAGTACCAACTCCTTCGACGGGATGATCTGCTCGGGCGGAGGTGGCAGCCTGGCCTTTCCGGACAGCACCCAGACCTCCATCGACTGCGACAAGGACGACGCGGCCGGGAACCGCGTGTACCGCGTATCGGTCTTCGCCTTCGCGACCGCGGCCGAGGCGTCCGCCGATGCCGACATCGCCGCCGCAGGATCGCCCGGGACCCCGTTCACGACCACGCAGGGCAACGCCGGAACGCTGCACCAACGGGACACCTGGGGTGGAATGGCAACGCTCACCTTCGGTTCCGGACCGCGGACCCGCACCTACATCAGCGTCACCTTCCAGAACGGAACCGGCCGCCAGGCGGCCGACGTCATGGCCAGGCTGCCGATCTGA
- a CDS encoding glycine zipper 2TM domain-containing protein, producing the protein MPPQSRDYDTQYDPIVNRPHTPRPAAPVRPIAPPENKIRVGNVVADIPAGMSQRDVNSINAWSAYGEAKIAQGLISLGVPKDEASRRAAATIIGVMSGGVAGAAVLGIPAAVVGTVGGAAVGAGVGAVIGSLPPFGPTGTVPGALIGAGVGAVVGGVGLGTVGAVTGGVIGGTMGGLLAYALGAGDPGAHPTEPWKAPPRDQPQTPRQRAGHQPDQFRYQLPAEHARRAGLPAVEYTVNYRGDVHIELGATAFGWSVEQALAPYALIGGPQAEQNSRERTRRNSESIENIIPGAHIDWPQEHPGPRHRA; encoded by the coding sequence GTGCCACCGCAATCCCGTGATTACGACACCCAGTACGACCCGATTGTCAACCGACCACACACACCACGACCCGCTGCCCCGGTCCGCCCGATCGCACCGCCGGAGAACAAGATTCGCGTCGGCAACGTCGTCGCCGACATCCCGGCCGGAATGTCGCAACGTGACGTCAACTCGATCAACGCATGGTCGGCCTACGGCGAAGCGAAGATCGCGCAGGGCCTGATCTCCCTCGGCGTACCCAAAGACGAAGCCAGCCGACGCGCCGCCGCCACCATCATCGGTGTCATGAGCGGCGGCGTGGCCGGGGCCGCCGTCCTCGGTATCCCGGCAGCCGTCGTCGGCACGGTCGGCGGTGCCGCGGTCGGCGCCGGCGTGGGAGCCGTGATCGGGTCGCTCCCACCCTTTGGTCCCACGGGCACCGTCCCAGGCGCACTCATCGGCGCCGGCGTCGGTGCCGTCGTCGGAGGCGTCGGGCTGGGAACAGTCGGCGCGGTCACCGGCGGCGTCATCGGCGGAACCATGGGCGGGCTACTCGCCTACGCGCTCGGCGCCGGCGACCCGGGCGCACACCCCACCGAACCCTGGAAAGCACCGCCGCGAGACCAACCTCAGACACCTCGGCAGCGAGCCGGCCACCAGCCAGATCAGTTCCGCTACCAACTACCCGCCGAACACGCCCGCCGCGCAGGACTACCCGCCGTGGAGTACACCGTCAACTACCGCGGCGACGTCCACATCGAACTCGGCGCCACAGCCTTCGGCTGGTCTGTCGAACAAGCCCTGGCCCCCTACGCCCTCATCGGCGGCCCACAAGCCGAGCAGAACAGCCGTGAGAGAACACGCCGGAACTCAGAGTCCATCGAGAACATCATCCCCGGAGCCCACATCGACTGGCCACAAGAGCATCCCGGCCCACGACACCGCGCCTGA
- a CDS encoding nuclear transport factor 2 family protein — protein MTAQFTAAELDTAFRDFQHTVAEIAVSRDWDRFADLFTPDADYIEHALGTMHGREEIRAWIWKTMTAFPGSHMVGYPSLWHVVDAPTARVICEVDNPMRDPGDGSVITATNITILTYAGDGLWSREEDVYNPMEFGQAAMRWCEKARELGTLDDAAEAWMSSVGAMFARRPRA, from the coding sequence ATGACTGCACAGTTCACCGCCGCCGAACTCGACACCGCCTTCCGCGACTTCCAACACACGGTCGCCGAGATCGCGGTCTCCCGCGATTGGGACCGCTTTGCCGACCTGTTCACCCCCGACGCCGACTACATCGAACACGCGCTGGGCACCATGCACGGCCGCGAGGAGATCCGCGCGTGGATCTGGAAGACGATGACGGCGTTCCCGGGCAGCCACATGGTGGGCTATCCCTCGTTGTGGCATGTCGTCGACGCCCCGACGGCCCGGGTGATCTGTGAGGTCGACAACCCGATGCGCGATCCGGGTGACGGCTCGGTGATCACCGCCACCAACATCACGATCCTCACCTACGCCGGCGACGGACTGTGGTCGCGCGAGGAAGACGTCTACAACCCGATGGAGTTCGGCCAGGCCGCGATGCGGTGGTGCGAGAAGGCCCGCGAGCTGGGCACCCTCGACGACGCCGCCGAGGCCTGGATGTCCTCGGTGGGCGCCATGTTCGCCCGTCGGCCGCGCGCCTGA